One Gemmatimonadota bacterium genomic region harbors:
- a CDS encoding NAD-dependent epimerase/dehydratase family protein, with the protein MPDAVLNTGAPAGVTSSIILEDAAHAARALGDAADRLEGATVLVSGGAGFLGAAMVDVLVHLNKHRFSRPARAIVVDNFVTGVPARLQALATDPNVEMISADISKDVAIGAEFQYAIHAAGIASPIIYRAKPLQTADVNVWGLRRMLELARAQRDLRGFLFFSTSEIYGDPDPAHIPTREDYRGYVSCTGPRACYDESKRFGETLAVVYHQEFGFPIRSVRPFNVYGAGQRIDDGRIIPDLMTAAVANKPLVLLSDGSATRSFCYISDATAGFYRAMLLGKPGEAYNVGNPHEVSIRQVAERMSALSGTPITFQSSADPHYLTDNPQRRCPDLTKSSEHLGYAPSISLDEGLRRTLAWAREGVR; encoded by the coding sequence ATGCCAGACGCTGTGCTGAATACCGGGGCCCCCGCTGGGGTCACCTCCTCGATCATTCTCGAAGATGCCGCCCACGCGGCCCGGGCGCTCGGTGACGCCGCCGACCGACTGGAAGGCGCGACCGTGCTCGTCTCCGGGGGAGCCGGATTCCTCGGGGCTGCCATGGTGGACGTCCTCGTTCACCTCAACAAGCATCGATTCTCGCGGCCGGCGCGAGCGATTGTCGTTGACAACTTCGTTACGGGAGTCCCGGCCCGCCTGCAGGCCCTCGCCACCGATCCGAACGTCGAGATGATCTCGGCGGATATCTCCAAGGACGTCGCGATCGGCGCAGAATTCCAGTACGCGATCCATGCAGCCGGGATTGCCTCGCCGATCATCTATCGCGCCAAGCCCCTCCAGACCGCCGACGTCAATGTGTGGGGCCTGAGGCGCATGCTCGAACTTGCCAGGGCGCAACGCGACCTGCGCGGCTTCCTGTTCTTCAGCACCAGCGAGATCTATGGCGACCCGGATCCGGCGCATATCCCCACGCGCGAGGACTATCGCGGATATGTGTCGTGTACGGGACCGCGCGCCTGCTACGACGAATCCAAGCGATTTGGCGAGACGCTCGCGGTGGTCTACCATCAGGAATTCGGCTTTCCCATTCGGAGCGTGCGGCCGTTCAACGTGTACGGCGCCGGGCAACGCATCGACGACGGCCGCATCATCCCGGACCTGATGACGGCGGCGGTGGCGAACAAGCCGCTGGTCCTCCTCTCCGATGGTAGTGCGACTCGCTCCTTCTGCTACATCTCGGATGCTACCGCGGGCTTCTACCGGGCGATGCTCCTCGGCAAGCCGGGCGAGGCGTACAACGTGGGGAACCCTCACGAAGTGAGCATCCGACAGGTCGCGGAGCGCATGTCGGCGCTGAGCGGCACACCCATCACCTTCCAGTCGAGCGCCGACCCGCACTACCTCACGGATAACCCGCAGCGCCGTTGTCCGGACCTCACCAAGTCGTCCGAACACCTCGGCTATGCCCCAAGCATCTCGCTCGATGAGGGCCTGCGCCGTACGCTCGCCTGGGCGCGCGAGGGGGTTCGCTGA
- a CDS encoding glycosyltransferase family 2 protein, whose product MPSIPLPPPDPSELLATPDISLVMPCYNEEAIVGQTIRRTLSAFRGAGHRLQLIAVDNGSRDRTGEIIQEYVDAGHPVVRVRVEQNQGYGFGILSGIPHATAPWIGFIPADSQVDAHETVHLFEEAVACEEPVLAKARRRFRMDGFARKVVSVTFNGLFRLLWPNIRSFDINGLPKIMPREVVRGMGLSSRDWFLDPEIMIKSYYLGVRVIEYSVFARMRSRGLSHVNAGTCVNFFAGLIRYRFSSELSVWRRATPMHVASASSGSGGE is encoded by the coding sequence ATGCCGTCCATTCCACTGCCCCCACCGGATCCGAGCGAGCTGCTGGCGACGCCAGACATCTCGCTGGTCATGCCGTGTTACAACGAAGAGGCGATCGTCGGCCAGACGATTCGTCGGACCCTGAGCGCGTTCCGGGGCGCCGGCCACCGATTGCAGCTGATCGCTGTGGACAACGGGTCGCGCGACCGGACTGGGGAGATCATCCAGGAGTACGTTGACGCTGGCCATCCTGTGGTGCGCGTCCGCGTCGAGCAGAACCAGGGTTATGGGTTCGGGATCCTGAGCGGAATTCCGCACGCCACGGCCCCTTGGATCGGGTTCATCCCCGCGGATTCGCAGGTGGATGCGCACGAGACGGTGCACCTGTTCGAGGAGGCCGTGGCCTGTGAGGAGCCGGTGCTGGCCAAGGCGAGGCGTCGATTCCGGATGGACGGGTTCGCCCGCAAGGTGGTGTCGGTGACCTTCAACGGACTGTTTCGGCTCCTGTGGCCGAACATCCGGTCGTTCGACATCAACGGGCTGCCGAAGATCATGCCACGCGAGGTGGTGCGCGGGATGGGGCTGTCGTCACGCGACTGGTTCCTCGATCCCGAGATCATGATCAAGTCGTACTACCTTGGCGTGCGGGTGATCGAGTACAGCGTGTTTGCGCGCATGCGCAGCCGCGGGCTGTCGCATGTCAATGCGGGGACCTGCGTGAACTTCTTCGCGGGCCTGATTCGCTATCGCTTTTCGTCTGAACTCTCGGTGTGGCGTCGCGCCACCCCCATGCACGTGGCCTCTGCTTCCAGCGGGAGCGGTGGCGAGTAA
- a CDS encoding class I SAM-dependent methyltransferase has product MSLRQRTTCRSCEGVLETFLALGDQPLANRLRRTDEPVAVPTYPLTLARCTACDLVQLREVVDPAILFADYAYVPSTSSTMHRHFDELAHMAIDRLGLGGSDRVVDIGSNDGLLLSKFKQRGTRVTGVEPAENLARRATDNGIPTFCGFFSEDLARRIAADGPAALVCATNVFAHLDDIRSFLRGVAALLRPDGVFVVEVQSWADTVQSLAFDMTYHEHMTYYATAPLAALCAREGLALLDVDRVSTHGGSLRAWIGRPGHAIANPARVAARITAEQEHAGPEGCARMAKGVAQLRDELRAMLRQVRAAGGTVAGYGAPAKATVLLNYCGLTREDVAWVADKNPAKQGHFIPGADVPVVPAERILANSPSHLLLLAWNLADEIAEEQAEYLSAGGKLIVPVPHPRIVG; this is encoded by the coding sequence ATGAGCCTGCGGCAACGCACGACCTGTCGGTCCTGTGAGGGCGTCCTCGAGACCTTTCTCGCGTTAGGTGACCAGCCCCTGGCCAATCGCCTGCGCCGGACGGACGAGCCGGTCGCGGTGCCAACGTATCCGCTGACCCTGGCACGGTGTACGGCCTGTGACCTCGTCCAGCTGCGTGAGGTCGTGGACCCGGCGATTCTCTTCGCCGACTACGCCTACGTGCCCTCGACGTCGAGCACCATGCATCGGCACTTCGACGAACTGGCCCACATGGCGATCGATCGGCTCGGGCTGGGCGGAAGCGATCGCGTGGTGGACATCGGGTCAAACGATGGACTGCTCCTTTCCAAGTTCAAGCAACGCGGAACCCGGGTCACCGGGGTGGAGCCTGCGGAGAACCTCGCACGTCGCGCGACGGACAACGGCATTCCGACCTTTTGCGGCTTCTTCAGCGAAGACCTCGCGCGTCGGATCGCGGCCGATGGACCGGCTGCGCTCGTCTGCGCGACCAACGTCTTCGCCCACCTGGATGACATTCGGAGTTTTCTGCGAGGGGTGGCCGCCCTGCTCCGGCCGGACGGCGTGTTCGTCGTGGAGGTCCAGTCCTGGGCCGACACGGTGCAATCCCTCGCGTTTGACATGACGTACCACGAGCACATGACGTATTACGCGACCGCGCCTCTCGCGGCCTTGTGCGCGCGCGAGGGACTCGCCCTGCTCGATGTCGATCGGGTCAGCACCCACGGCGGATCCCTGCGCGCGTGGATCGGGCGTCCGGGGCATGCCATCGCCAATCCCGCGCGCGTCGCAGCGCGGATCACGGCCGAGCAGGAACACGCGGGCCCCGAGGGCTGTGCCCGGATGGCCAAAGGCGTGGCGCAGTTGCGGGACGAGCTGCGCGCGATGCTGCGGCAGGTTCGAGCTGCGGGAGGCACTGTCGCCGGATACGGCGCACCGGCCAAGGCCACTGTCCTCCTCAACTACTGCGGGCTGACGCGCGAGGACGTCGCCTGGGTCGCCGACAAGAACCCGGCGAAGCAGGGGCATTTCATTCCCGGAGCTGATGTCCCGGTGGTGCCAGCGGAGCGAATCCTGGCGAACTCTCCCTCACACCTCCTGCTACTCGCCTGGAACCTGGCCGATGAAATTGCGGAGGAGCAGGCGGAGTACCTCTCCGCCGGGGGGAAGCTCATCGTCCCTGTCCCTCACCCCCGCATCGTGGGGTGA
- a CDS encoding decaprenyl-phosphate phosphoribosyltransferase: MTGLSTAEESRPRGGVSAFVRLVRPQQWIKNFFVLAPLLFSGQATDTSAQVKAWMAFASFCLLASTVYVMNDVIDREADRAHPTKRRRPIASGAVAPVAALSLAAAMLGLSLTLAFSVGTSLFACAMAYLALNVVYSVRLKHIVILDVFAIATFFVLRLLAGSAAVGVRPSVWLILCGGLLALYLGFAKRRHEIVLLGNDSSSHRSVLSQYSTTFLDQLSVVLLAVIIVSYIMYTLESETAKLVGGELLSYSTVFVLYGVIRYLYLVNKRLDGNPTDTLLTDRGLLAACVLWALYCGGVVYGVIG; encoded by the coding sequence ATGACCGGCTTGTCAACCGCCGAGGAGAGCAGGCCGCGCGGAGGTGTTTCGGCCTTCGTGCGACTCGTGCGCCCGCAGCAGTGGATCAAGAACTTCTTCGTTCTGGCCCCCCTGCTCTTCTCCGGACAGGCCACGGACACGAGTGCGCAAGTCAAGGCGTGGATGGCGTTCGCGTCCTTCTGCCTGCTGGCGAGCACGGTGTACGTCATGAACGACGTCATCGACCGTGAGGCAGACCGTGCGCACCCGACGAAGCGTCGCCGGCCCATTGCCTCGGGGGCAGTCGCTCCTGTGGCGGCCCTGAGCCTCGCCGCCGCGATGTTGGGGCTGAGCCTGACGCTCGCCTTCAGTGTGGGGACCAGCCTCTTCGCCTGTGCGATGGCTTACTTGGCGCTCAACGTGGTCTATTCCGTCCGTCTCAAGCACATCGTGATTCTCGACGTGTTCGCGATCGCGACGTTTTTCGTTCTCCGGCTCCTGGCGGGCTCGGCGGCGGTCGGCGTTCGGCCTTCCGTGTGGCTGATCCTCTGCGGTGGGCTGCTGGCCCTGTATCTCGGTTTTGCCAAGCGCCGCCACGAAATCGTGCTCCTCGGGAACGACTCCAGCAGTCACCGATCCGTGCTCTCGCAGTACTCGACGACCTTCCTGGACCAGCTTTCGGTCGTCCTGCTGGCCGTGATCATCGTGTCGTACATCATGTACACGCTCGAGTCCGAGACCGCCAAGCTCGTGGGCGGTGAACTGCTTTCGTACAGCACGGTGTTCGTGCTCTACGGTGTGATTCGCTACCTCTACCTGGTCAACAAGCGACTCGACGGTAACCCGACCGATACACTGCTCACGGACCGCGGGCTGCTGGCTGCCTGCGTCCTCTGGGCGCTGTATTGCGGCGGGGTGGTCTACGGCGTCATCGGCTAG
- a CDS encoding FAD-dependent oxidoreductase, with product MSRLPHVVVLGGGPAGCGAAYQLRREGKATVTLLERQNVVGGVAGSFEWGGQWLDYGSHRLHHTVDPRILADIQRLLGDDFGDFDRHGRIRLRGEWLHFPIKSLDLLRRLDKGFALGMVRDLVMRKLRRPAEGQTFASVLLANLGPTMCHHFYFPYSRKLWGKEPEVLSGIQARKRVTAGSFGKLIKRLLKPVGGGKYYYMREGYGQISRAYAKAATDAGAELALGWGATKITRSTEPGYTWTISAEHGTERRTIHADHIWTTIPITLLAKICDPAPPAAVMSATQQITYRAMVLVYVQLPVDQYTTTDAHYFPEGNVRVTRLSEPKNYFRSTSPKGTTVLCAEYPCTVGDEIWSASDEALAEMVARDTATAAIPLPAKPIAVHVRRLPQAYPIYQMGYEKPLAVLDEWAAAQPNLLVYGRQGLFAHDNTHHALFMAYSAVECLTPGGFDRERWAGYREVFKAHVVED from the coding sequence ATGAGCCGGTTGCCACACGTGGTCGTCCTCGGGGGCGGCCCTGCCGGATGCGGGGCGGCGTACCAGCTGCGTCGCGAAGGCAAGGCCACCGTGACCCTGCTCGAGCGGCAGAATGTCGTGGGCGGTGTCGCCGGTTCGTTCGAGTGGGGCGGCCAGTGGCTCGATTACGGAAGCCATCGCCTCCACCACACAGTGGATCCGCGGATCCTCGCCGACATCCAGCGCTTGCTCGGCGACGACTTCGGGGACTTCGACCGCCATGGTCGCATCCGCCTGCGTGGGGAATGGCTGCACTTCCCCATCAAGTCGCTCGACCTGCTGCGCCGGCTGGACAAGGGATTTGCACTGGGGATGGTGCGTGACCTGGTGATGCGTAAGCTGCGACGGCCGGCGGAGGGGCAGACGTTCGCCTCCGTCCTGCTCGCCAATCTGGGCCCGACGATGTGCCACCACTTCTACTTCCCCTACTCGCGCAAGCTGTGGGGGAAGGAGCCCGAGGTGCTCTCGGGGATCCAGGCACGAAAGCGGGTCACCGCCGGGAGCTTCGGCAAGCTGATCAAGCGGCTGCTCAAGCCGGTCGGTGGTGGCAAGTACTACTACATGCGGGAAGGCTATGGCCAGATCTCCCGCGCGTACGCCAAGGCGGCGACCGACGCGGGTGCCGAGCTCGCGTTAGGCTGGGGAGCGACAAAGATCACGCGATCCACCGAGCCGGGCTACACGTGGACGATCAGCGCGGAGCATGGTACCGAGCGGCGCACCATCCACGCGGACCACATCTGGACGACGATCCCGATCACGCTCCTTGCGAAGATTTGCGATCCGGCGCCGCCAGCGGCCGTGATGTCGGCGACCCAACAGATCACCTATCGCGCGATGGTGCTGGTGTACGTGCAGCTCCCGGTCGACCAGTACACCACGACCGACGCGCACTATTTCCCGGAAGGGAATGTGCGCGTCACCCGGTTGTCGGAGCCGAAGAACTACTTCCGGAGCACCTCGCCGAAGGGCACGACGGTCCTCTGCGCCGAATATCCGTGTACGGTCGGTGACGAGATCTGGTCGGCGAGCGATGAGGCCCTCGCCGAGATGGTTGCGCGGGACACGGCCACCGCGGCCATTCCCCTCCCGGCCAAGCCGATCGCGGTCCATGTGCGACGCCTGCCGCAGGCGTATCCCATTTACCAGATGGGCTACGAGAAGCCGCTCGCCGTCCTGGACGAATGGGCTGCCGCGCAGCCGAACCTCCTGGTGTACGGTCGCCAGGGGTTGTTTGCGCACGACAACACGCATCACGCACTGTTCATGGCCTACTCCGCGGTGGAGTGCCTGACACCGGGCGGTTTTGATCGGGAACGATGGGCGGGGTATCGGGAGGTCTTCAAGGCGCATGTCGTCGAGGATTGA
- a CDS encoding glycosyltransferase family 4 protein, whose amino-acid sequence MDATCWANQRGYGRFARELMRALIDLAPEHTFVCIGDRAAFAAFPVTSPNVELVEVGLAESPTVAAAADGARSVSDMLACTRAVRAAKVQVFFSPSVYTYFPLFPGQRAVVCIHDAIAERFPELTLPSRRARLFWKLKVGLAVQQARLILTVSDYAAREIERVIGVPSGRLRVSGEAPAPEYKPGSSVEVAAARAAHSVGDVPYFVYVGGFNPHKRVDAVIRGHAAVVRSGEFTPHLLLVGRLSGDVFHGEGERLKQLVQAEGTEALVHWTGFVPDETLRHLHSGATAVVLTSESEGFGLPAVEGAACGAPVIATRESPLPELLNGGGIFVNPGHVEEIAAAMRVLLASPERQRAMGEAARRAAGALSWKSAAVATLATLLEAAA is encoded by the coding sequence GTGGACGCCACGTGCTGGGCCAACCAGCGTGGCTATGGGCGGTTCGCGCGCGAACTGATGCGCGCCCTCATCGACCTCGCCCCCGAACACACGTTCGTTTGCATCGGAGACCGCGCGGCATTCGCGGCATTCCCGGTGACCTCCCCCAACGTCGAACTCGTGGAGGTGGGCCTCGCGGAGTCGCCGACGGTAGCGGCCGCGGCCGACGGAGCACGGTCCGTCTCTGACATGCTGGCGTGCACGCGTGCGGTTCGCGCCGCCAAGGTGCAGGTGTTCTTCTCACCGAGCGTGTACACGTACTTTCCCCTGTTCCCGGGGCAACGCGCCGTGGTGTGCATTCATGATGCGATCGCCGAGCGGTTCCCCGAGCTTACCCTTCCGTCGCGCCGCGCGCGGCTGTTCTGGAAGCTCAAGGTCGGACTCGCCGTTCAGCAGGCACGCCTCATCCTGACCGTCAGCGACTATGCCGCGCGAGAGATCGAGCGCGTTATCGGGGTGCCGTCAGGTCGGCTCCGCGTCTCTGGTGAGGCGCCGGCGCCGGAGTACAAACCGGGCAGCTCCGTGGAGGTCGCCGCGGCCCGAGCGGCGCACTCGGTCGGCGATGTCCCATACTTCGTCTACGTGGGCGGGTTCAATCCGCACAAACGCGTCGATGCCGTGATCCGCGGGCACGCGGCCGTCGTTCGCTCCGGTGAGTTCACGCCGCACCTGCTCCTGGTCGGGCGACTCTCCGGGGATGTCTTTCACGGGGAAGGGGAGCGGCTGAAGCAGCTCGTGCAGGCCGAAGGGACCGAGGCCCTCGTCCACTGGACCGGGTTTGTTCCGGATGAGACGCTCCGGCACCTCCATTCCGGGGCCACCGCCGTCGTGCTCACGTCGGAGTCCGAGGGATTCGGCCTGCCCGCGGTCGAGGGCGCTGCCTGCGGGGCACCCGTGATCGCAACCCGGGAAAGTCCGTTGCCCGAGCTCCTCAATGGGGGAGGCATCTTCGTAAACCCCGGCCACGTCGAGGAGATTGCCGCCGCGATGCGCGTCCTTCTCGCCTCGCCGGAGCGACAACGCGCCATGGGAGAGGCCGCCCGCCGGGCCGCAGGAGCGCTAAGCTGGAAGAGCGCCGCCGTGGCCACGCTCGCGACCCTGCTCGAGGCCGCCGCATGA
- the rfbF gene encoding glucose-1-phosphate cytidylyltransferase — MHVIILAGGRGTRLAEETSSRPKPMVEIGGRPILWHLMSFYASHGFKQFLVACGYKGEMIKEYFRNIAIHESDFFVDLRDGALRTIHGSRLDWQVGLVDTGLDTMTGGRLRRLRALVGQETCMATYGDGLSDVDLGKLVAFHRSHGKLATVTAVRPPARFGGLRISSDQVQEFSEKPQAEGGWINGGYFVFEPPVFDYLAGDDTILEREPLERLARDGQLMAYQHEGFFQPMDTLRERDLLESLWASGTAPWKRTSNGGSKA, encoded by the coding sequence ATGCACGTAATCATCCTGGCCGGCGGCCGCGGCACGCGCCTCGCCGAGGAGACGTCGTCACGCCCAAAGCCGATGGTGGAGATCGGGGGCCGTCCGATCCTGTGGCACCTGATGAGCTTTTACGCCTCGCACGGGTTCAAGCAGTTTCTGGTGGCCTGCGGGTACAAGGGCGAGATGATCAAGGAATACTTCCGGAACATCGCCATCCACGAGAGTGATTTCTTTGTGGACCTGCGCGACGGGGCGCTGCGGACGATCCATGGATCCCGGCTGGACTGGCAGGTCGGCCTCGTCGACACCGGGCTTGATACGATGACCGGCGGACGCCTGCGGCGCCTGCGTGCGCTGGTGGGTCAGGAGACGTGCATGGCGACCTATGGTGACGGTTTGTCGGACGTAGACCTCGGCAAGCTTGTCGCCTTTCATCGGAGCCACGGCAAGCTCGCCACCGTCACGGCGGTACGGCCGCCGGCGCGCTTTGGCGGGCTGCGCATCTCGTCGGACCAGGTGCAGGAATTTTCGGAGAAACCGCAGGCGGAGGGGGGGTGGATCAACGGAGGGTATTTCGTCTTCGAGCCCCCCGTGTTCGACTACCTTGCCGGGGACGACACCATCCTTGAACGTGAACCCCTGGAGCGCCTCGCGCGGGACGGGCAGTTGATGGCGTATCAACATGAAGGGTTCTTCCAGCCCATGGATACGCTGCGCGAGCGTGACCTCCTGGAGTCGCTCTGGGCCTCGGGAACGGCGCCCTGGAAGCGGACCTCCAACGGCGGGAGCAAGGCATGA
- a CDS encoding UDP-glucose/GDP-mannose dehydrogenase family protein, translating to MRVVVIGGGPVGLVSGSCLAGVGHEVSLVEIDERRRTMIGAGSPPFHEPGLDELLRDVVAAGRLRAVADVAEVARTAEAILICVGTPPTGHGADLTALKAASAALGDALRGADGYRVVVVKSTVPPGTTAEIVAPIVRERSGLGPEALGIGMNPEFLREGVAVEDMRHPDRVVLGVTDDASRVRLSELYAPFACPLVFTTPTGAEMAKYASNALLSTLVSFSNEIAALCESVDGADADEVLRAVHADRRFRPPPARPAAPSTITSYLLAGMGYGGSCFPKDTEALVAWAKGRGQQTPILDAVRAVNAVRPDRVLELLKSRIDLNGAEVAVLGLAFKPDTDDLRESRSLDMIRLLQSHGARVRAADPMAAAEGARLLGADVPVTTDAPSALRGADAAILATAWSEFTALDPVAVRGLMRRPLVLDARRALNRALWSAHTEYLPIGVRA from the coding sequence ATGCGCGTCGTCGTGATCGGTGGGGGGCCGGTCGGCCTCGTCAGTGGTTCCTGCCTGGCCGGCGTGGGGCATGAGGTGTCACTCGTTGAGATCGACGAGCGGCGTCGGACCATGATTGGGGCCGGCTCGCCCCCGTTCCATGAGCCCGGGCTCGACGAGCTACTGCGCGACGTCGTGGCCGCGGGCCGACTGCGCGCGGTGGCCGATGTCGCCGAGGTCGCACGAACCGCGGAGGCGATCCTGATCTGCGTGGGCACGCCACCGACCGGACATGGTGCGGACCTGACCGCGCTGAAGGCGGCGAGCGCCGCCCTCGGTGATGCCCTCAGGGGTGCGGACGGGTATCGGGTGGTCGTGGTGAAGAGCACCGTCCCGCCGGGCACCACGGCGGAGATCGTGGCGCCCATCGTGCGTGAGCGCTCAGGGCTGGGTCCGGAGGCGTTAGGCATCGGGATGAACCCCGAGTTCCTCCGTGAAGGGGTCGCCGTGGAGGACATGCGTCACCCCGATCGCGTCGTGCTCGGGGTGACCGATGACGCCAGCCGCGTCCGGCTCTCCGAGCTGTACGCGCCGTTTGCGTGCCCTCTGGTCTTCACGACGCCCACCGGCGCGGAGATGGCCAAGTACGCCTCGAATGCGCTGCTGTCGACCCTGGTCTCCTTCTCCAACGAGATCGCTGCGCTCTGCGAGTCGGTCGATGGCGCGGACGCGGACGAGGTCCTGCGCGCCGTCCACGCTGATCGCCGATTTCGCCCACCGCCGGCCCGGCCCGCTGCGCCGAGCACCATTACGTCTTACCTGTTGGCCGGCATGGGATACGGTGGCTCGTGTTTCCCCAAGGACACCGAGGCGCTCGTGGCGTGGGCCAAGGGACGTGGGCAACAGACCCCGATCCTCGATGCAGTCCGTGCAGTGAACGCGGTCCGGCCCGATCGGGTCCTCGAACTCCTCAAGTCGCGGATCGACCTCAACGGTGCGGAAGTCGCGGTTCTCGGGCTCGCCTTCAAGCCGGACACTGATGACCTGCGCGAATCGCGCTCGCTCGACATGATCCGGCTCCTGCAGTCTCACGGTGCACGCGTCCGTGCCGCCGATCCGATGGCAGCCGCGGAGGGAGCACGCCTCCTGGGTGCTGACGTCCCCGTGACCACCGACGCGCCGTCTGCGCTCCGGGGAGCCGATGCGGCTATCCTGGCCACCGCCTGGTCGGAATTCACCGCCCTCGATCCTGTGGCCGTGCGTGGCTTGATGCGGCGACCGCTCGTGCTCGACGCGCGACGGGCCCTGAACCGGGCCCTTTGGAGCGCTCACACCGAGTACCTCCCGATCGGCGTCCGGGCATGA
- a CDS encoding NAD(P)/FAD-dependent oxidoreductase, with protein sequence MNQNPRKVAPLRPGDHVAVIGAGPAGLTAAYLLARDGVKVTVLEADDIVGGISRTAQYNGYRFDIGGHRFFTKITPVEDLWHEILGPEFISVPRMSRIHYGGKYFDYPLKAANALSGLGLWNAGMIVLSYMWSHLRPYPVEENFEQWVSNRFGKRLYRIFFKTYTEKVWGIPCTEIRAEWAAQRIQGLSLAKAILNAASLQKRSDAIKTLINEFQYPRLGPGQMWEMAAAKVKELGGEVLMKHDVEAVETKGDRVVALRARTPLGVRRIEADHVISTMPIRTLVQSLDPQPAPAIRAAADGLNYRDFLTVALIIDQDNLFPDNWIYIHTPGVKVGRIQNFNNWSRAMVPEAGRTCLGLEYFCFEGDGLWTSKDEDLIALAKHELGQLNLVDPNRVVDGTVVRMPKAYPVYDSVYAAHLEKVRTCIDALPNFHTVGRNGMHKYNNQDHSMLTAMMAIANMRGATHDVWAVNTDYEYHEEQKLDMKSLDEQVGDSLAARNARASVGA encoded by the coding sequence ATGAACCAGAACCCCCGCAAGGTTGCACCGCTCCGCCCAGGTGACCACGTCGCCGTGATCGGCGCAGGTCCGGCCGGCCTTACCGCCGCCTACCTGCTCGCCCGAGATGGCGTCAAGGTGACAGTGCTCGAGGCTGACGACATCGTCGGCGGCATCTCGCGCACCGCGCAGTACAACGGGTACCGCTTCGATATCGGTGGGCACCGCTTCTTCACGAAGATCACCCCGGTCGAAGACCTGTGGCATGAAATCCTCGGGCCTGAGTTCATTTCAGTGCCACGCATGTCGCGCATCCACTACGGTGGCAAGTACTTCGATTACCCGCTGAAGGCGGCGAACGCCCTCTCCGGCCTTGGGCTGTGGAATGCCGGGATGATCGTGTTGTCGTACATGTGGTCGCACCTTCGGCCGTATCCAGTCGAGGAGAACTTCGAGCAGTGGGTCTCCAACCGCTTCGGCAAGCGGTTGTACCGCATCTTCTTCAAGACATACACCGAGAAGGTCTGGGGCATTCCGTGCACCGAGATCCGCGCCGAATGGGCCGCCCAACGCATTCAGGGGCTTTCCCTCGCGAAGGCAATCCTCAATGCGGCCTCGCTACAAAAGCGGAGTGACGCGATCAAGACCCTGATCAACGAGTTCCAGTATCCCCGCCTGGGTCCCGGGCAGATGTGGGAGATGGCGGCGGCCAAGGTCAAGGAGCTCGGCGGCGAGGTGCTCATGAAGCACGACGTCGAGGCCGTCGAGACCAAGGGGGACCGCGTGGTGGCGTTGCGCGCGCGGACGCCGCTGGGCGTGCGGCGTATCGAGGCGGACCACGTGATCTCCACCATGCCGATCCGCACCCTCGTGCAGTCCCTCGATCCACAGCCGGCGCCGGCAATTCGCGCGGCCGCAGACGGCCTGAATTACCGGGATTTCCTCACGGTGGCGCTCATCATCGACCAGGACAACCTGTTCCCGGACAACTGGATCTACATCCACACCCCGGGCGTGAAGGTGGGTCGTATCCAGAACTTCAACAACTGGTCACGGGCCATGGTCCCGGAAGCCGGTCGCACCTGCCTGGGATTGGAGTATTTCTGCTTCGAGGGCGATGGCCTGTGGACCTCGAAGGACGAGGACCTCATCGCGCTCGCCAAGCACGAGCTCGGTCAGTTGAACCTCGTGGATCCCAATCGCGTGGTGGACGGGACGGTGGTCCGCATGCCGAAGGCGTATCCGGTCTACGACTCCGTCTATGCGGCGCACCTGGAGAAGGTCCGCACCTGCATCGATGCGCTGCCGAACTTCCATACCGTCGGCCGCAACGGCATGCACAAGTACAACAACCAGGACCACTCCATGCTCACCGCCATGATGGCGATCGCCAACATGCGTGGGGCGACGCACGACGTCTGGGCAGTGAACACCGACTACGAGTACCACGAGGAGCAGAAGCTGGACATGAAGTCGCTCGACGAGCAGGTCGGCGACTCTCTCGCGGCCCGGAACGCGCGCGCCTCGGTCGGCGCCTAA